A region of the Pseudomonadota bacterium genome:
TCGGCCCAGCGGTACAAGCGGTCCCACGGCGCGTCACCGTCCAGAGTGCCACCGTCGACATAGTCCTTGAGTTTGGCGAGATCGGCCTTGAGGTCGGCCAGCTTCTCCAACTGCAGCGGGTGTTCGGAACGCCACGTCCGCGCATTGATCACCGCGCGGGCCAGGATGGCCCGGAAGCATGTGATCTCGTCCGGCGTTGCGGCAGGCAGGGCGCGCACCCGCGCCAGGGCTGTCTCGCGCGCGGCGATCCAGTTGTTCAGCAGCACCGGGTGGTTGACGATGAAGGGCGCCAGGCCCAGCCCGGTCGAGTTGCCGACGCCGAACCGGCGGCGCAGGGCCGGGTCAAGAGGAGCGGCGGTGTCGGGCGCGCGCAACTGGGCGAGATGTTCGACCAGGTCCAGGACGAAGGCGCGAGTCAGATAGACCGACAGCATCTCGGCCTGAAACGGTCCGGCGAACTCCGGCCGATCGGCGATCAGCTCGCGGTCGGCGGCGCCGAACTTGCCGGAGCCGTAGACGGCGGTCGTGCGCATCAGGTAGCCGACGGCCTCGACCTTCTGGGCATCGGGCTGGCGCCCGGCGGCCAGGCAATCGACGACGTAATCGAACAGGCGCACCGAACGGTTGGCCCGCGACAGGCTGAGCTCGCGGTCGCTGACCCGGCCTGCCTCTTGTTTCGGCACGTTCGTGGCAAGCCGCGCTATGTCGTCGGCTGTGGGCTCGCCGTCGAAGAGTGTGAAGGTCGCGTCCCAGGCGTGCGCGATGACGCGGTCGGAGCGTTGGTCGGCCGGCAGGTCATGGGCGAAGCAGATCAGGCTATAGGCGCGATCGGGCCCGCGCGCGGTGTAGAGCGCCCTCCCGACGGCACGCTCGTTGATCTCGAAGACCGGGCGTTCGAAGGTCCAGGCGTCGCGTTTCAACCGGCGCAGCAATACGCGCATGAAGGAGAGGCGCGACTGGTGAAAGGCGCCAAGGCGCGCCAGCCGCATGACGGTTTCCGGCCGTCGCAGCTTCACATCCGGCAATGGTTGGCGCTTGGTTTCGATCGCTTGTTCTCCGGCTCAGGCCGCGCATTAGAGCCCTACGCTAGCGATAGCGTACCTGGATCACTTCGCCAGGGCCATGACTGTCGGGCAGCGATGCGAACGGCTCGTCTGAGATCTCTCGGATCAGCTTCAGCTTGATGGCGTCGGCGAAGTCGTCATAGCTCGCCACCGCCATGACGAAGGCGCCGGGACCGGCGATGACGTATTGGCGGAAGTACTGCTCCAGCGCGAAGTCATCGTCCAGGATGGCGAGGCCGTTCAAGGTGATACCGTTGGCGATGACATCGTTGCGCAGCCCGCCGGGATGCGGTCCCTGGTTCGAATGCTCGTCCGAGGAGAGATCGATGACGCGGCGCCGTCCATCGAAGCCATTGGCATCGAACAGCGCGATGCCGTGCGCGATGGCTGAACCGGTCGCGGTGCCGAAACCGGTGAAACTTCGCGCCTGGCTTTCGATCGCCTGGCCGAATGCAACGGCGTCGACCGGCGTTTGGATATGGGTCCAGCCAACGGAGTCGTACTGCTGGAACGTTGCGCTCCACTGGACGAAGGTGACGGCCAAGCCGCCTTCGCCAAGCTCCATGATGGCGCCGATGACGCCGGGATCCTGAAACGCAAGCGCATAGCCGCTGATCTGAAGATCAAACTCGGACCCGCGTATCGACGACGACGCATCGGCCAACAGGACCAGCTCCAGCGCGACAGGTGTTTCCTCGGTCCGGGCCGGCGCCGCCCACAGCAGCGCAACGGTGGCGACAACGCCGATGGTCGTGAAGGCGCGTGTTATGGCCACATGGCCACCCGTGCCTAGTCGTCGCCGGCGGGTGCGTCGAGACCGAGTTCTCGGACCTTGCGGTAGAGTGTCGAGCGGCCGATGCCGAGCTGGCGGGCGACCTTGGACATCTGTCCCTTGTGGTGATCGAGCGCGAAGCGGATGACATCCGCCTCGACCTCGGCCAGCGGGCGCAAGCTGCCGTCGCCGGTGATCAGGCCCAATTGCGTGCTGTTGCCCGGACCGCCGGGCGCGGGCCGTGTGCCGGTGCCCGAATCGCTTGCCACCGGCACGCCCTGGGCGCGCGCGATGTGGGGGAAGTCGGCCGGCGTCAGCGCCGTGCCGTCGCACAGCACGACGGCGCGGAAGACGGCGTTCTCCAACTGCCTGACGTTGCCGGGCCAGGGATAGTCGACCAGCATGGCAAGTGCGGCTTCGTCGATACCGGTGACCTGCTTGCCCTCGCGCAGTGCGAAGCGCTGGATGAAGTGCTCGATCAACGACGGGACGTCTTCGCCGCGTTCCCTTAGCGGCGGCACGTGAAGCGGGAAGACGTTGATGCGGTAATAGAGATCTTCGCGGAACGAACCTTCCTCGACCATCTGGAAGAGGTCGCGGTTGGTGGCGGCGATCAGGCGGACATCCACGTCGATCGACTTTTTGCTGCCAATTGGATCAATCTGGCCTTCCTGAAGCGCGCGCAGCAGCTTGACCTGCATGTCCGTCCTGAGCTCGCCAATCTCATCCAGGAAGAGCGTGCCGCCGCTGGCCTCCTGAAACTTGCCGATGTGTTTGGACGAGGCGCCGGTGAACGAGCCTTTCTCGTGACCAAACAGCAGGCTTTCGATCAGGTTCTCCGGGATCGCACCACAGTTGACGGTGACCATCGCCATGTCGGAGCGCGGCCCGCAGCTCTGGATGTAACGGGCGAAGAGTTCCTTGCCGACGCCGCTTTCGCCTTCGATCAAGACCGGGATCTGCGACTGCGCCGCGCGGCCCGCCAGATCGACCGTGGCGGTCAGCCCGGCGCTGGAGCCGATGATGTCGACGGAGGAAATGCCTTCCTCGGCCTGACGTTCCAGGCGGGATACCTCGCCCCTCAAAGAGCCCAGCTTCATCGCGTTGTCGAGGGTGACCGCGAGCCGTTCGGGGCTGACCGGCTTGACGACGAAATCAACCGCGCCGGCGCGCATCGCCTTGACGGCGGTGTCGACGCCGCCGTGACCAGTCAGAACGACGATGGGCAATTCGGGCAGGGCCGGCGACAACCGTTCCAGGACGGCCATGCCGTCGACGCCTGGCATGTTGAGATCGA
Encoded here:
- a CDS encoding sigma-54 dependent transcriptional regulator — its product is MAKRVLIVDDDPIQRRLYSDIVGSMGYQASTADDGEEAIGVLLGGQGNGGTDAVLLDLNMPGVDGMAVLERLSPALPELPIVVLTGHGGVDTAVKAMRAGAVDFVVKPVSPERLAVTLDNAMKLGSLRGEVSRLERQAEEGISSVDIIGSSAGLTATVDLAGRAAQSQIPVLIEGESGVGKELFARYIQSCGPRSDMAMVTVNCGAIPENLIESLLFGHEKGSFTGASSKHIGKFQEASGGTLFLDEIGELRTDMQVKLLRALQEGQIDPIGSKKSIDVDVRLIAATNRDLFQMVEEGSFREDLYYRINVFPLHVPPLRERGEDVPSLIEHFIQRFALREGKQVTGIDEAALAMLVDYPWPGNVRQLENAVFRAVVLCDGTALTPADFPHIARAQGVPVASDSGTGTRPAPGGPGNSTQLGLITGDGSLRPLAEVEADVIRFALDHHKGQMSKVARQLGIGRSTLYRKVRELGLDAPAGDD
- a CDS encoding DUF1194 domain-containing protein, which translates into the protein MAITRAFTTIGVVATVALLWAAPARTEETPVALELVLLADASSSIRGSEFDLQISGYALAFQDPGVIGAIMELGEGGLAVTFVQWSATFQQYDSVGWTHIQTPVDAVAFGQAIESQARSFTGFGTATGSAIAHGIALFDANGFDGRRRVIDLSSDEHSNQGPHPGGLRNDVIANGITLNGLAILDDDFALEQYFRQYVIAGPGAFVMAVASYDDFADAIKLKLIREISDEPFASLPDSHGPGEVIQVRYR